In a single window of the Bacillus mycoides genome:
- the trxA gene encoding thioredoxin: protein MAIINANDQSFAAETSEGVVLLDFWAPWCGPCKMIAPVLEEIDSELGEKVKVVKVDVDENQETARQFEVMSIPALFVLKDGKVVDQALGYKPKEALVELVSKHF from the coding sequence ATGGCAATTATAAATGCAAATGACCAAAGCTTCGCAGCTGAAACTAGCGAAGGTGTTGTACTATTAGATTTCTGGGCGCCTTGGTGCGGACCTTGTAAAATGATCGCTCCTGTATTAGAGGAAATCGATTCAGAGTTAGGCGAGAAAGTAAAAGTAGTAAAAGTGGACGTTGATGAAAACCAAGAAACTGCTCGTCAATTCGAAGTAATGAGCATTCCAGCTCTTTTCGTATTAAAAGACGGTAAAGTGGTTGATCAAGCGTTAGGATATAAACCGAAAGAAGCGTTAGTAGAATTAGTTTCTAAACACTTCTAA